The genomic interval AAGCGTGCCGTGGCGGAAGCGGCGGCAGGGCTGACCGAGTCGTTCGGCGGGAACGCGTCGCCGTCGGCGACTGCCCGGCGGCGTGTCGGGCCGGCGGACCGCGCCTACGCGGCAGGCCCAAACGAGCGGATCCCGACTCCAGCCTCCGCCGCACCCGGTGTCCGCTCGGCTGCCGAGACCGGGAGCCGGATGACCGTTGGCATGGAGGTCTTCGGCGCGGACGGCGAGCGTGTTGGGCAGGTTAAGGAGATCCGCGATACGGACTTTCTGGTGGACCGTCCGATGGCCCGGGACATCTACGTCCCCTTTGACGCCGTCTCACAGACCGGACCAGATATCCGCCTGAGCGTGACCGCCCACGACGTGGGCGAGCGTGACTGGCCGCGCTCCAGCCTGATCTAAGCCAGAGCCACGGTGAAACCTCCATAGCACGCGTCGGAGGTAAGCGGTACGGGTGCGGCGTCGGGCGCTGCCGGGTCTGCTGATCCCGTGAGCGCCCTCTGCGCCGCTCACCCCACGGGCGTCAGGCAGGCAGCTTCCTGCCGCGGCAAGGGCCGTGCCGCGCCTGCCCGCAGGGCCAGGGCGTAGCGAGACTTCGAGAAGTCGGCGACCTCGCAGCCGTCAAGGGCCGGCAGCAGCCACGAGGGCGCCCCACGCCGGCACTTGACCTCGACGACCACGCCGTCCAGCCGCGCGAGGCGCGCACCGACTTCCAGGGGGTGGGCAGGCTCGACGGCATGAAACGCCAGGTCGCGGTCGAGCGTGACGCGCAGGCCGGGCCACTCGAACGCCACGCGGCGGCAGCGCACGGCAAACAGCGCCACCAGCGGGTCCGCGCCAACCAGCCGGCGGGCCGTCCGCCAGCGACGGGCGCCATCCAGCGTCTCCACGACCTCGTCCGGGGACATCGGGCAGCGCCACTTCTCGACGTTGGCATCCTCGCGCCGCTTCAGCTCGAACCACCACGTCGCGGGGTCCTG from Chloroflexota bacterium carries:
- a CDS encoding VTC domain-containing protein encodes the protein MSAIRLRIKTRERRFILSDVGALDALLRSRGRPAEYIPGRPETEITTVYFDTPKGTWSQGRSQTKLRARSYQDPATWWFELKRREDANVEKWRCPMSPDEVVETLDGARRWRTARRLVGADPLVALFAVRCRRVAFEWPGLRVTLDRDLAFHAVEPAHPLEVGARLARLDGVVVEVKCRRGAPSWLLPALDGCEVADFSKSRYALALRAGAARPLPRQEAACLTPVG